From Erigeron canadensis isolate Cc75 chromosome 8, C_canadensis_v1, whole genome shotgun sequence, one genomic window encodes:
- the LOC122611300 gene encoding probable phosphoribosylformylglycinamidine synthase, chloroplastic/mitochondrial, with protein sequence MSAPLDITPADFLQGTKNHNFFLPKPLPKSRISHLLFGSKNQRKSSVRLCNKGVRRNASEKVKAVVSVDAQELGNVEGLVDEKVIHFYRTPLIQESANEELLKLVQTKISDQIVGLKTEQCFNIGVVGDLSSEQMSVLRWLLMETYEPENLGEESFIVKERKEGFITVVVEVGPRLSFTTAYSANAVSICQACGLSEVTRLERSRRYLLYVKEGGAPLLDSQVEEFAAMVHDRMTECVYPKKLVSFKTSIVPEEVYYVPVMEKGRKALEEINQRMGLAFDEQDLQYYTKLFKDDIKRDPTNVELFDIAQSNSEHSRHWFFTGKIVVDGKPMNQTLMQIVKSTLKANPNNSVIGFKDNSSAIKGFLAKPLRPTNPGSTSPLSPSTRDLDILFTAETHNFPCAVAPYPGAETGAGGRIRDTHATGRGSFVVASTAGYCVGNLNIEGSYAPWEDASFEYPSNLASPLQILIDASNGASDYGNKFGEPLIQGYTRTFGMRLPSGERREWLKPIMFSAGIGQIDHTHITKGEPDIGMLVVKIGGPAYRIGMGGGAASSMVSGQNDAELDFNAVQRGDAEMAQKLYRVVRACIEMGENNPIISIHDQGAGGNCNVVKEIIYPEGATIDIRAIVVGDHTMSILEIWGAEYQEQDAILVNAKSRDLLESICKRERVSMAVIGTISGEGHVRLIDSHATEKPPAVDLELEKVLGDMPQKTFEFHRVNDVRESLEIAPGITLMDSLKRVLRLPSICSKRFLTTKVDRCVTGLVAQQQTVGPLQITLADVAVIAQTYTDYTGGACAIGEQPIKGLLDPKAMARLAVGEALTNLVWAEVTSLSDVKASGNWMYAAKLDGEGAAMYDAAIALSEAMIELGIAIDGGKDSLSMAARASGEVVKAPGNLVISAYVTCPDITKTVTPDLKLKDDGILVHIDLAKGKRRLGGSALAQVFDQIGDECPDVDDVPYLKTVFEAVQDLVRGELVSAGHDISDGGLIVSVLEMAFAGNCGAQINLNSQGKSIFETLYSEELGLVLEISKGKFDKVSTILKNRGVSADIIGNVTSEPTIGLKIDGRIHLDEKTADLRDIWEETSFHLELKQRLAASVTSEKEGLKNRHEPVWGLSFRPKFTDESYMNAITKPKVAVIREEGSNGDREMSAAFFASGFEPWDVTMSDLLSGSISLDDFRGIVFVGGFSYADVLGSAKGWAASLRFNQPLLKQFQDFYNRPNTFSLGVCNGCQLMALLGWIPGPQVGGTLGNGGDVAQPRFVHNDSGRFECRFTNVTIKESPAIMFKGMEGSTLGVWAAHGEGKAYFPDDRILDQILSSDLAPVRYCDDDGKPTEEYPFNLNGSQLGVAAICSPNGRHLAMMPHPERCFMMWQFPWYPKHWDVEKKGPSPWLKMFQNAREWCS encoded by the exons ATGTCTGCTCCTTTGGATATTACCCCAGCTGACTTCTTACAA GGTACcaaaaatcataactttttcTTGCCAAAGCCTTTACCAAAAAGTAGGATTTCCCATTTGCTTTTTGGGTCAAAAAACCAACGAAAAAGCTCGGTTAGGTTATGCAATAAAGGTGTTCGACGAAATGCCTCAGAGAAAGTTAAGGCTGTTGTGTCAGTAGATGCACAGGAGTTGGGTAATGTTGAGGGTTTGGTTGATGAAAAGGTGATTCATTTTTATCGAACTCCCTTGATTCAAGAAAGTGCGAATGAGGAGTTACTGAAATTGGTTCAGACCAAGATTTCTGATCAGATTGTTGGGTTGAAAACAGAACAGTGTTTTAATATTGGGGTTGTTGGGGATTTGTCGAGTGAGCAGATGTCGGTGCTTAGATGGCTTTTGATGGAAACTTACGAGCCTGAGAATCTAGGGGAGGAAAGTTTTATCGtgaaagaaaggaaagaagGGTTTATTACGGTGGTTGTTGAAGTTGGGCCTAGGTTGTCTTTCACCACGGCTTATTCTGCAAACGCCGTGTCAATATGCCAGGCTTGTGGGTTATCTGAAGTTACTCGGTTAGAACGGTCTAGAAGGTATCTTTTGTATGTTAAAGAAGGTGGTGCACCACTTTTAGATAGTCAAGTTGAAGAGTTTGCTGCAATGGTGCATGATAGGATGACTGAGTGTGTTTACCCTAAAAAACTTGTTTCTTTTAAGACTAGTATAGTTCCCGAGGAGGTTTATTATGTTCCGGTCATGGAAAAGGGACGGAAAGCATTGGAAGAGATTAATCAGCGTATGGGGTTGGCGTTTGATGAACAAGATCTACAATATTACACTAAACTGTTCAAAGATGATATTAAAAGAGACCCGACTAATGTTGAGCTCTTTGATATCGCACAGTCGAATAGTGAACACAGCAGGCACTGGTTTTTCACTGGaaaaattgttgtagatggaAAACCTATGAACCAGACTCTTATGCAGATTGTAAAGAGCACTTTAAAGGCGAACCCTAACAATTCAGTGATTGGGTTTAAAGACAACTCAAGTGCAATCAAAGGGTTTCTGGCTAAGCCCCTGCGCCCTACTAACCCTGGTTCTACATCTCCGTTGAGCCCGAGTACCCGTGATCTTGATATTTTGTTTACAGCAGAGACCCACAATTTTCCATGTGCGGTTGCACCTTACCCTGGTGCAGAAACTGGTGCAGGAGGTCGTATTAGGGATACACACGCAACAGGAAGGGGTTCATTTGTTGTGGCTTCTACAGCTGGTTATTGTGTAGGAAATCTTAATATTGAGGGCTCTTATGCTCCATGGGAGGATGCATCTTTTGAATATCCATCAAATTTGGCTTCACCATTGCAAATTCTTATAGATGCCAGCAATGGTGCATCAGACTACGGGAACAAATTTGGGGAGCCGTTGATTCAAGGTTACACGAGAACATTTGGAATGAGACTTCCCAGTGGGGAGAGAAGGGAATGGTTGAAACCTATCATGTTTAGCGCTGGTATTGGGCAGATCGATCACACTCATATAACAAAAGGAGAGCCCGATATTGGGATGCTGGTTGTGAAGATCGGTGGTCCTGCTTATCGAATCGGAATGGGAGGTGGTGCAGCATCAAGCATGGTTAGTGGTCAGAATGATGCTGAGCTGGATTTTAATGCTGTACAGCGTGGAGATGCTGAGATGGCCCAGAAGTTGTATCGGGTCGTTCGTGCTTGCATCGAAATGGGTGAGAATAACCCAATTATCAGTATTCACGATCAGGGTGCAGGTGGTAATTGTAATGTTGTTAAGGAAATCATATACCCAGAAGGTGCTACGATCGATATCAGGGCTATTGTGGTTGGTGATCATACGATGTCTATTTTGGAGATATGGGGTGCAGAATATCAGGAGCAAGATGCAATCTTGGTGAACGCCAAAAGTCGCGATCTTTTGGAGTCTATCTGTAAACGAGAAAGGGTGTCTATGGCCGTCATTGGAACCATTAGTGGTGAAGGGCATGTGCGTTTAATTGACAGCCATGCTACTGAAAAGCCACCTGCtgtggatcttgagctcgagaAAGTTCTCGGGGACATGCCTCAGAAAACATTTGAGTTTCATCGTGTAAATGATGTTCGAGAGTCGCTCGAAATCGCTCCCGGGATTACATTAATGGATTCTCTTAAAAGAGTATTAAGACTACCTTCAATCTGCTCTAAACGGTTCTTGACTACTAAAGTTGATAGGTGTGTGACGGGTCTCGTGGCTCAGCAACAAACTGTTGGCCCATTGCAGATTACTCTTGCAGATGTGGCAGTTATTGCTCAAACATATACAGATTACACTGGTGGTGCATGTGCCATCGGGGAGCAACCAATCAAGGGTTTACTGGATCCAAAAGCAATGGCCCGTCTGGCTGTTGGAGAAGCTCTTACAAATCTTGTTTGGGCTGAAGTTACTTCACTGAGTGATGTAAAAGCAAGTGGGAACTGGATGTATGCTGCTAAACTTGATGGTGAAGGTGCAGCAATGTATGATGCTGCTATTGCTCTCTCAGAAGCTATGATTGAACTTGGCATTGCTATTGATGGAGGGAAAGATAGTCTTTCAATGGCAGCTCGTGCTTCTGGAGAAGTTGTCAAGGCTCCTGGGAATCTTGTTATTAGTGCTTATGTTACGTGTCCAGATATAACCAAAACCGTGACCCCAGATCTGAAGCTTAAAGATGATGGCATACtggttcatattgatttggcaAAAGGAAAACGGCGTTTAGGTGGATCTGCACTCGCTCAG GTATTTGATCAAATTGGGGACGAGTGTCCTGACGTCGATGACGTACCATACCTTAAAACCGTGTTTGAAGCAGTTCAAGACCTCGTAAGAGGCGAGTTAGTTTCTGCTGGTCACGATATCAGTGATGGTGGGCTTATTGTCTCTGTTCTCGAAATGGCTTTTGCTGGAAACTGTGGTGCCCAAATCAATTTAAATTCACAAGGAAAAAGCATATTTGAAACTTTATATTCAGAAGAACTCGGCCTTGTTCTTGAGATTAGCAAAGGTAAATTTGACAAGGTATCCACGATTCTAAAAAACCGAGGGGTTTCTGCAGACATAATAGGAAACGTAACTTCTGAACCAACTATTGGATTGAAAATCGACGGGAGAATTCATTTAGATGAGAAAACAGCTGATCTTAGGGACATTTGGGAAGAAACCAGTTTCCATCTTGAATTAAAGCAAAGATTAGCCGCCTCTGTAACCTCAGAAAAAGAAGGATTGAAGAATCGACATGAACCTGTATGGGGGTTGTCATTTAGACCAAAGTTTACTGATGAAAGCTACATGAATGCAATTACGAAGCCGAAGGTGGCTGTGATTCGAGAGGAGGGTAGCAATGGAGACCGTGAAATGTCGGCTGCATTCTTTGCTTCAGGTTTTGAACCGTGGGATGTTACTATGTCAGACCTTCTTAGCGGGTCCATTTCTTTAGACGATTTTCGTGGGATCGTATTTGTGGGTGGTTTCAGTTATGCTGATGTGCTTGGTTCTGCCAAAGGCTGGGCTGCTTCTTTAAGATTCAACCAGCCTCTATTAAAGCAGTTTCAAGATTTCTACAACCGCCCAAACACCTTTAGTCTTGGGGTTTGCAATGGGTGCCAACTCATGGCTCTATTGGGATGGATCCCAGGCCCTCAAGTTGGTGGAACTCTAGGCAATGGTGGTGATGTGGCACAGCCCAGGTTTGTACACAATGATTCGGGTCGATTCGAATGCCGTTTTACAAATGTGACCATAAAAGAATCCCCAGCAATAATGTTTAAAGGCATGGAAGGTAGTACATTGGGCGTTTGGGCTGCACATGGTGAAGGAAAAGCATATTTCCCTGATGACAGGATTCTTGATCAAATTTTATCTTCAGATTTGGCACCAGTGAGATATTGTGATGATGATGGCAAACCAACAGAAGAATACCCGTTTAATCTCAATGGTTCTCAGCTAGGTGTGGCTGCAATTTGCTCACCGAATGGGCGCCATCTTGCTATGATGCCACACCCTGAGCGGTGTTTCATGATGTGGCAATTCCCCTGGTACCCAAAGCATTGGGATGTTGAAAAGAAAGGCCCAAGCCCATGGTTGAAGATGTTTCAGAATGCTCGAGAATGGTGCTCTTGA